CTGCCGTGGGCCTCGAGCATCAGCATCAGCCAGGAGGTGGCCACTCAGAATCAGGTCGCTTATCTGGCTAAGACCACCAACCGCGCCTGGCATGCGACCAGCAACTTCAATCTGCGTCCTGACCAGGTTCCTACGGCTGATAGCGCCGACCAATACACATTGGCCGCCGCAGTCCAGGGCAAGCTGAAGAGCCCTTATGATCAGGGATCGACAGACAAGGCGAGGCTCATCATCGTTGGCGACAGCGATTTCTTGAAGGACGGCTTACTGGACACCGGTGACAACCTGGCGTTCTTCCAGAATATGGTCGATTACCTCGGTCTCGATGAACAGCTGATCGGTATCCGCGCCAAGGCCATTTCGAGCCATCCGCTGAAGGAACAGCTTTCTGACAGCTCCAAGATAGCCATCCGTTACGGCAACGTTTTTGGTATCACGCTTTTAGCCGTCGGCTTCGGCTTGTATCGCTATTATGCCCGTCGACGCAACAAGCGTCAGCCGGAAACCGAATAACGCATGATCAGAATTATCAAATTTACAGCCATGTGGTGCGCCGATTGCATCGTGATGCGTCCGATGTGGCAGGAAGTGCGCCAGCAATATCCTGATTTGGCCATTGAAGAGTACGATTTTGATGACCAGGCCGATCAAGCCAAGGCCTTCGGCATCACCACCGTCCCGACTACGATCTACTTGTCCCAATCAGGAGAAGAAATAATGCGTCGAGTCGGTATGCAAGACAAAGCTGAACTTTTCGATGAAATCAAGAACAATCTATCTCATTAATTAAATCTATGAAGAAAAATAACCTGGTTTTAGCGGCTATTTTATTGGTTCTTGTCGGTCTAGGGTTCGCCTACAACGGGCCGATCAAGTCCTGGCGCGAGAAAGCTGGACAGCCGAAAAATTTCCTTTCGGATGTGGATTTCGGCAAGATTGATAAGGTTGAGATCGGCAAGGCCAAGACCGTCTTAGTAAAGCAGGGCGATGATTGGAAAGTCGGTACTGACAAGAAAGCGGTTAACGCTAGTTCGGGTGCTATCGAACAAATGATCACTCAGCTCAAAGCCGCCCAGAAGAATCAGTTTGAATTGGCCAGCACTAACAAGGATCGTAAATCGGAATTCCAGACCGACAGCAGCGGAATCGAAGTCTCATTCTATCAAAGGGACAACAAGACGACCGTCGTAATCGGCAAGATGTCGAGCGATTATTCGAGCTCATATATCAGCCGTCAGGACGATGACAACACCTATCGGACCGTCCAGGCAAATCTCTGGTCAGTCTTCATGGCTGAGGATTGGCGTGACCTGGCAATCTTCAAGGGCGGCGACGCAACTAAGGCTCAGAAGGTCCGCTTGCAATTCCAGGACAAGCAGTATGTTTTGGAAAAGAAGGGTGAAGACTGGTTTGATGGCAAAAACAAGTTGAACAAGGACAAGGTCGCAAAAGTGATAGCTCGCCTGACCGAGCTGACTGCCGCCAAAATTCCGGCCCAGGATTTCAAGCCGACCGGTCTTGACAAAGCCTCTCTCATCGCCCAGGTTACTGGCGATGGACTGGATAGCACTTTGATGATCGGCAAAGAGGACGGCCAAGGGCAATTCTACGCCAAGAGGGGGGATAATGACTTGATTTATCTCATAGCTAAAGCCGACCGCGACGAACTGAGTAAGAAACCGGACCAATTGAAATAGCAGCTTCTAAGCCAGGCACCGAACAGTGCCTGGCTTTATATTTGGCCGTATAAATGGTATAATCGGTATAATGAATTAATATAAATCATTATGAAATATGACGTGGTCACCGTCGGCGGCGCGACTGAAGACATGACATTGTTCACTCATGAAGGCGTACTGATCGACAATAAGCATGACGTTCTGCGCCAGGAACTTCTCGGTTTCGAATACGGAGCAAAATTAGCGGTAGACAAGGTCGAATTGGCGTTCGGGGGCGGCGCAGCCAATGCAGCGGTCTCGTTTGCCAGGCTGGGACTCAAAACCGCCTCGAGAATAGCGGTCGGAAATGATGAGCGAGGATCGCAGATCGTCCGCCACCTGAAAAGCGAAAAGATAAACCATCGATTAGTACAGACGGTCAAGGGCCAGATGAGCGGCTTTTCGCCGATCATCGTCGGTCCCGACAACGAACATATCTCATTTTCCGTCCGTGGCGCCAACTCGTTTTTGGATATCGACCCCAGCACGGCCAAACAGCTCAAAAAATCCCAATGGGTATATCTGACTTCGCTATCCGGAGATTGGAAGCAGTTCTTGGATAAGTTATTCTCAGTCGACGGTCCTAAAATTGCCTGGAATCCAGGCCACACGCAGCTTGCTGCTGGCAAGAAGGCGTTGGCCAAGTATCTTAAGAAGACGGAGCTGGTCGTGCTTAATTTGGATGAGGCCAGGGAACTGGTCATCTCCGAACAGGCCTACAAGAGAAAACCTCTGTCATTCTTCGATGATCCGGCCAAAATGGCGGAGATCATTTCTTCGTGGGGTCCGAAGGTTGCCATCGTCACTAATGGCGGCAAGGGCGCTACTGCTTGGCGTGATGGCAAGGCGTACAAGGTCAAAGCCATCAACTTGAAAAGGAAAATCAATACCGTGGGCGTGGGTGACGCTTTCGGATCGTCAGTCGTCGCCGGCCTAATTATATATAAGGATGATCTGGCGAGAGCGATGAAACTGGCAGCTAACAATGCCGCTCGAGTGGCTTCGATCAAGGGAGCGCAGAACGGCTTGATAAGAAAGGCTGATTTAGTAAAATTATCGATATGAAAAAAAACAACCTGACCGTTCCGGTCGAAGTGTCGGCAAGACACATCCATCTCACTGCTGAACACCTAGCTGAACTCTTCGGTGAGGATTATGAACTGTCACCCATCAAGCCGCTTTCCCAGCCTGGAGAATTCGCCTCAAGCGCAGTCCTGGATATCCAGACCGAGAAAAACACCATGAAAGGGGTCCGGGTGCTCGGTCCCGTCAGAAGCTACAGCCAGGTTGAAGTCTCAAGGACAGATTCCTATTTTTTAGGCTTGATCCCGGTTATCCGTGAGAGCGGCGACATCAAGGGCACGCCAGGGATTACCCTGATCGGGCCGAACGGTACCGTCAAGCTGGAAGAGGGCGTGGTTTTGGCATATCGCCATATCCATTGCTCCTCGTCACGCGCCGAAGAGCTCTCCGTCAAGCATGGCCAGTTCGTCAAAGCCAGGATTGGCGGCCCTCGAGCGGTAGTGTATGAGAATGTCATGTTCAAGGTGTCTGATAATTACGATTGGCATCTGCATCTTGACGTCGACGAAGGAAACGCTGCCGGAGCCGAACCTGGCACGACTGCTGAAATAATCTTCTAACTTATGTC
The genomic region above belongs to Candidatus Falkowbacteria bacterium and contains:
- a CDS encoding thioredoxin family protein, with amino-acid sequence MIRIIKFTAMWCADCIVMRPMWQEVRQQYPDLAIEEYDFDDQADQAKAFGITTVPTTIYLSQSGEEIMRRVGMQDKAELFDEIKNNLSH
- a CDS encoding DUF4340 domain-containing protein, giving the protein MKKNNLVLAAILLVLVGLGFAYNGPIKSWREKAGQPKNFLSDVDFGKIDKVEIGKAKTVLVKQGDDWKVGTDKKAVNASSGAIEQMITQLKAAQKNQFELASTNKDRKSEFQTDSSGIEVSFYQRDNKTTVVIGKMSSDYSSSYISRQDDDNTYRTVQANLWSVFMAEDWRDLAIFKGGDATKAQKVRLQFQDKQYVLEKKGEDWFDGKNKLNKDKVAKVIARLTELTAAKIPAQDFKPTGLDKASLIAQVTGDGLDSTLMIGKEDGQGQFYAKRGDNDLIYLIAKADRDELSKKPDQLK
- the pduL gene encoding phosphate propanoyltransferase, translated to MKKNNLTVPVEVSARHIHLTAEHLAELFGEDYELSPIKPLSQPGEFASSAVLDIQTEKNTMKGVRVLGPVRSYSQVEVSRTDSYFLGLIPVIRESGDIKGTPGITLIGPNGTVKLEEGVVLAYRHIHCSSSRAEELSVKHGQFVKARIGGPRAVVYENVMFKVSDNYDWHLHLDVDEGNAAGAEPGTTAEIIF
- a CDS encoding carbohydrate kinase family protein gives rise to the protein MKYDVVTVGGATEDMTLFTHEGVLIDNKHDVLRQELLGFEYGAKLAVDKVELAFGGGAANAAVSFARLGLKTASRIAVGNDERGSQIVRHLKSEKINHRLVQTVKGQMSGFSPIIVGPDNEHISFSVRGANSFLDIDPSTAKQLKKSQWVYLTSLSGDWKQFLDKLFSVDGPKIAWNPGHTQLAAGKKALAKYLKKTELVVLNLDEARELVISEQAYKRKPLSFFDDPAKMAEIISSWGPKVAIVTNGGKGATAWRDGKAYKVKAINLKRKINTVGVGDAFGSSVVAGLIIYKDDLARAMKLAANNAARVASIKGAQNGLIRKADLVKLSI